One part of the Hydra vulgaris chromosome 01, alternate assembly HydraT2T_AEP genome encodes these proteins:
- the LOC100203174 gene encoding uncharacterized protein LOC100203174 isoform X2, whose translation MGWLWGKMFVKELLFLVRFKSYCQQKMGQLKKIGLLSQTSKVVDGSPVWDLQDEVGREVIHEWSQKRIFKLSTKGNFFSRCFLLYTFKIVTLKSFFQNFNFMVFVQMALAGIAVYLSTHFNLTFDVNINLFVSPIVFPLAFAINADFQRREKVLDDLANFKAAAMTLFFCMRDWREPAQLDKLWMQAFHQKLKVMLFYMREYLMTNKIVRRKVILRAIYEDLSDINQLIENVRVSKLPTNTSLIARALVLMNTMGLAFERLRVVREYRSPRSIRSFNKVLIFFLPTILSPNFVFIGHKSGNVWASYYISILVAFVFSALQGVQDKLDDPFDGMSEDDINLSTIDEWTFQSLGATVNRTFTVGRFKVETQTSVKDSLFPRSRTSFTSVVDTNDGLFLNRKKSLRRVSSSDESTLGKMSGPILNDHPSLKNWILKKKSLLQFEKDVVLESFDPQSHPYAGILDKIQGNTTILPGGIIKQPVEEPVEDSITNRDSYTNRVETSDTIAAMLAHKTNSAVSPSTHTLPSSSESQITLPQGSESLNMPHTFISSQKLFSNPNLWSLSGNNFKFKGKHKKIASEQVHLLDNDFISNNHCEKFVDVLDNDLKNQEPLDSGSDDGDDSVFAEM comes from the exons atgGGTTGGTTGTGGGGTAAGATGTTTGTAAAAGAACTATTGTTTTTGGTGAGATTCAAATCATATTGTCAACag aAAATGGGTCAATTGAAGAAAATTGGTCTACTGTCACAAACTTCCAAAGTTGTTGATGGTTCTCCTGTTTGGGATCTTCAAGATGAAGTTGGGAGAGAAGTGATTCATGAGTGGtcacaaaaaagaattttcaaactttctaccaaaggaaactttttttctcgctgttttcttttgtatacatttaaaatagtcACACTAAAAAGTTTCTTTCAAAACTTCAACTTTATGGTATTTGTCCAGATGGCATTAGCTGGAATCGCAGTATACTTATCAACACATTTTAATTTGACAtttgatgtaaatataaatttatttgtttctcCTATTGTATTTCCATTAGCTTTTGCAATTAATGCCGATTTCCAAAGAAGAGAAAAGGTTTTAGAtgatttagcaaattttaaagCTGCTGcaatgacattatttttttgtatgcgAGACTGGAGAGAACCTGCACAATTAGATAAGTTGTGGATGCAAGCGTTTCACCAAAAACTGAAagttatgcttttttatatGAGAGAGTATCTCATGACCAATAAAATAGTTCGTCGTAAAGTTATTCTTCGAGCTATTTATGAAGATTTAAGTGATATAAATCAGCTAATTGAAAATGTTCGTGTGAGTAAGTTACCCACTAATACATCTCTCATAGCTCGAGCCCTTGTGCTTATGAATACTATGGGTTTGGCTTTTGAACGTCTAAGAGTTGTTCGTGAGTATAGATCTCCAAGATCTATACGGTCTTTCAATAAAGTTCTTATATTTTTTCTGCCGACCATATTATcacctaattttgtttttattggtcACAAAAGTGGTAATGTTTGGGCATCATATTATATATCCATATTAgttgcttttgttttttctgcTCTCCAAGGAGTGCAAGATAAACTTGACGATCCGTTTGATGGAATGAGTGAAGATGACATAAACTTATCAACAATAGATGAATGGACTTTTCAGTCTCTCGGAGCAACAGTAAATCGAACATTTACTGTTGGTAGATTTAAAGTTGAAACACAAACAAGTGTAAAAGACAGTTTATTTCCTAGGTCTAGAACTTCATTTACTTCAGTAGTTGATACCAATGATGGATTATTTCTTAACAGGAAAAAATCACTTAGAAGAGTATCGTCCTCAGATGAAAGCACACTTGGCAAAATGAGTGGACCTATTTTGAATGATCAcccttctttaaaaaattggattttaaaaaaaaaaagcttgctCCAGTTCGAAAAAGATGTTGTTCTTGAATCTTTTGATCCTCAATCTCATCCTTATGCTGGTATACTTGACAAAATACAAGGAAATACAACTATCTTACCTGGAGGTATCATAAAACAACCAGTTGAAGAGCCTGTTGAAGATTCAATTACTAATAGGGACTCATATACTAACAGAGTTGAAACATCAGATACCATAGCTGCAATGCTTGCACATAAAACTAATTCAGCAGTATCCCCAAGTACTCATACCCTACCCTCAAGTAGTGAGTCTCAGATTACCTTACCCCAAGGTAGTGAATCTCTAAATATGCCGCACACATTTATTAGttctcaaaaattattttctaatccTAATTTGTGGTCGCTGTCagggaataattttaaattcaaaggCAAGCACAAAAAAATTGCTTCTGAGCAAGTTCATCTTTTAGACAATGACTTCATCAGTAACAATCACTGTGAAAAATTTGTAGATGTTTTGGATAATGACTTAAAGAATCAAGAGCCTCTTGATAGTGGATCTGATGATGGTGACGACAGTGTATTTGCTGAAATGTAA
- the LOC136075172 gene encoding uncharacterized protein LOC136075172, protein MKTNVKQTFDKFDFEDEDSRHDIYSWSERRQKKRKGLWKSFNQFRVFAFDLNLIQSFFSNFNIMVLLQMALAGLITYACKSFDIEYDINVTLFVSPIVFPLAFSINTDFQRREKVLEDLALFKSSSMMWFFCLRDWREACELDDAFMKTVRNKLKCLLFHLREYLLTEKLDRRQFILRVIYEDLSDANQLNEKVRASPMPANSPLVSNMVALLNIMCLSFEKLRVIREYRSPRSIRSFTKVLIFVIPLILSPYYVHIGVNVEQKDVNNWSPYYISLMVAFVFGVLQGVQDKLDDPFDGMSEDDINLDTLDEWTSQSLEATVHRTYQVGRFQVSKESPRANHVALAINLEDHNLKRKKISLFNRFGAKYSKRDRSQPRSALSNESNPIDDLKSQHPYADVLNNIQGNTTIKRGEHSKSTEKNYLQNSVSVSTGIPQVSHVFSTCPSMNVITASQLPTVASESDISDSPIDKSLPNVNAQSNDLLSDITSVKENKNSVRFCVNNLTEDLNESFCNKHAFEMEYVLLKASEIKNDVTMNKNDLSPKEKDVSLENTKPKTIQPTNSRFKVNKGVVKNEQVNIDVSEISEKDVLKTNSASTVPDTIVENYSQSFKNIVEKDAIETVSSSLSTKDYTVISNAHLADKEIFI, encoded by the coding sequence ATGAAAACCAACgttaaacaaacttttgataaatttgatttcGAGGACGAAGATAGTAGACATGACATATACAGCTGGAGTGAGCGAAGGCAAAAAAAGCGCAAGGGATTATGGAAATCCTTCAACCAATTCCGTGTATTTGCCTTTGATCTAAATCTCATACAGAGCTTTTTCtcaaactttaatattatggtACTTCTTCAAATGGCACTTGCCGGACTAATAACTTATGCTTGTAAATCGTTTGATATAGAGTATGACATTAACGTGACATTGTTTGTATCGCCCATTGTATTTCCGTTAGCTTTTTCTATTAACACGGACTTTCAGAGGCGGGAAAAAGTTTTAGAAGATTTGGCgctttttaaatcttcttcGATGATGTGGTTTTTCTGTTTACGCGATTGGAGGGAAGCATGCGAGCTTGATGATGCATTCATGAAAACTGTGcgcaataaattaaaatgtcttttatttcatttgcgTGAATATCTTTTAACAGAAAAATTGGACCGCCGTCAGTTTATTTTACGTGTTATATATGAAGATTTAAGTGATGCGAACCAATTAAATGAAAAGGTTCGCGCTAGTCCGATGCCTGCTAATTCTCCTCTTGTTTCAAATATGGTAGCTCTTCTTAACATAATGTGTTTATCTTTCGAAAAGTTGCGAGTAATTCGCGAGTATCGTTCACCTCGATCAATTCGATCATTTACTAAAGTCCTTATATTTGTAATACCATTGATTCTCTCTCCGTATTACGTTCATATAGGTGTCAACGTTGAACAAAAAGATGTAAACAATTGGTCTCCTTACTACATATCGTTAATGGTTGCCTTTGTCTTTGGAGTTTTGCAAGGTGTTCAAGACAAGCTCGATGACCCTTTCGACGGAATGAGTGAGGATGATATTAATTTAGATACGCTAGACGAATGGACATCTCAGTCTTTAGAAGCTACAGTGCATAGAACGTATCAAGTCGGTAGATTCCAAGTTTCCAAAGAATCACCTAGAGCTAATCACGTTGCTTTGGCAATAAATTTAGAAGATCACAATCTGaaacgtaaaaaaataagtctttttAACAGATTTGGTGCAAAATATTCCAAACGAGACCGCTCACAACCTCGTTCTGCACTATCTAATGAATCTAATCCAATCGATGATTTAAAATCTCAACATCCTTACGCTGATGTGCTTAATAATATTCAAGGTAATACAACGATAAAGCGTGGCGAACATTCAAAATCTACAGAAAAAAACTATCTTCAAAATAGCGTATCAGTTTCAACTGGAATTCCTCAAGTAAGTCATGTATTTTCTACCTGTCCTTCTATGAATGTAATAACGGCCTCCCAGTTACCTACTGTGGCCTCGGAATCAGACATAAGTGATTCACCAATCGATAAAAGTCTTCCTAATGTAAACGCTCAATCAAACGATCTATTATCTGATATTACTTCGGTCAAAGAGAACAAAAATTCCGTAAGATTTTGTGTTAACAATTTGACCGAAGACCTTAACGAAAGCTTTTGTAACAAGCATGCATTTGAAATGGAGTACGTACTTTTGAAAgcttctgaaataaaaaatgatgttacCATGAACAAAAATGATCTTTCGCCGAAGGAAAAAGACGTTAGTTTAGAAAACACAAAACCGAAAACTATTCAGCCCACGAATTCGcggtttaaagtaaataaagggGTTGTTAAGAATGAACAAGTTAATATAGACGTTTCCGAAATTAGTGAAAAGGATGTATTGAAAACTAATAGCGCCAGTACAGTTCCTGACACAATAGTCGAAAATTATagccaaagttttaaaaatatagtagaGAAAGATGCAATAGAGACCGTTTCATCATCTTTGTCCACTAAAGACTATACCGTTATATCTAATGCTCATCTCGCtgacaaagaaatttttatataa
- the LOC136075173 gene encoding uncharacterized protein LOC136075173 → MPGRNCAFPTCTVSYTNKHSFMSSFRIPTRKCDSDWKNDIVKVLNKYRKVDKSLQERIDAGRVYICERHFKPEDFELTNSGRKTLKLGSVPTLNLPVKSHETFTAERRKLEKICINKPKTQKAVCYKHWKDFVSRTTKLKNVYNWQVTINDNKQIAQFKNFETPYSLPKCEVIVNDSLEFTCLVFGWKLPDDHIIYKDFKRSMTNVFIHNLLQKISLFNVCKGIEQEIINSSVLNYVIPFDYDLDTLSPMQYKELKRHKDCRVLHEESECDNCKKVEVVLKKQFKSKIKIITLQQS, encoded by the exons ATGCCAGGAAGGAATTGTGCTTTTCCTACTTGTACAGTTTCCTATACAAATAAGCACAGCTTTATGAGCAGCTTCCGAATTCCAACAAGAAAATGTGATTCTGACTGGAAAAATgatattgttaaagttttaaataaatatcgtAAAGTTGATAAGTCATTACAGGAGAGGATTGACGCAGGTCGTGTTTATATATGTGAACGTCATTTTAAACCTGAAGATTTTGAGTTGACAA ATTCTGGTCGCAAAACATTGAAACTTGGTTCAGTTCCAACATTGAATTTACCTGTGAAATCACACGAAACATTCACAGCTGAGCgaagaaaacttgaaaaaatttgtatcaATAAACCAAAAACCCAAAAAGCTGTTTGTTACAAGCACTGGAAAGACTTTGTGTCTCgaacaacaaaattaaagaatGTATATAACTGGCAGGTTACAATTAATGATAACAAGCAAATTgctcagtttaaaaattttgaaacaccATATTCTTTACCAAAGTGCGAAGTGATAGTTAATGATTCTTTGGAGTTTACATGTTTGGTGTTTGGTTGGAAACTTCCTGATGAtcatataatttacaaagattttaaaagaagtatGACAAATGTATTCATACACAACTTACTGCAAAAAATATCACTGTTCAATGTTTGCAAAGGAATTgaacaagaaataataaattccagtgtattaaattatgttatacCTTTTGATTACGACCTTGATACATTATCTCCCATGCAATATAAAGAGTTAAAACGACATAAAGATTGTAGGGTTTTACATGAAGAAAGTGAATGtgataattgtaaaaaagttgaagtagtattgaaaaaacaattcaaatctaaaataaagataataacaCTGCAGCAAAGTTAA
- the LOC136074181 gene encoding uncharacterized protein LOC136074181, with amino-acid sequence MTDLNVDFSRIQSYSTSKSLEAHLIEEARRFPCLWDTTTRSYKETPLKIEAWRQISALLNVEGSYLFFQPPVEHIAFENIDNTIKASSSRDNLTLTENETVVSSIASPQMIISSPNKMKRKMKPDPFLEKAIMIDVEQKLMKINDNDPDELFCKSLVSSFQNLSKKKNKIAKIKVMEILLELESDND; translated from the exons atgACCGATTTAAACGTCGATTTTTCAAGAATACAAAGTTATTCTACAAGCAAGAGCTTGGAAGCTCATTTGATAGAAGAAGCGAGAAGGTTTCCGTGTCTATGGGATACTACAACTCGCTCATATAAAGAAACACCATTAAAAATTGAAGCATGGAGGCAAATATCTGCTTTATTAAATGTAGAAGGtagctatttattttttcaa CCTCCAGTTGAACACAttgcttttgaaaatatagacaATACGATTAAAGCATCAAGTTCGAGAGATAATTTGACTTTAACGGAAAATGAAACAGTTGTAAGTTCAATTGCATCACCACAAATGATCATCTCGTCaccaaataaaatgaaaagaaaaatgaaacCTGACCCATTTCTTGAAAAAGCTATAATGATTGATGTGGAGCAGAAACTGATGAAAATTAATGATAACGATCCGGATGAGCTATTCTGTAAAAGTTTAGTAAGTTCTTTTCAAAAcctttcaaaaaagaaaaacaaaatagcaaaaattaaagttatggAAATCCTCCTTGAATTGGAAAGTGACAATGATTGA
- the LOC100203174 gene encoding uncharacterized protein LOC100203174 isoform X1, producing MGQLKKIGLLSQTSKVVDGSPVWDLQDEVGREVIHEWSQKRIFKLSTKGNFFSRCFLLYTFKIVTLKSFFQNFNFMVFVQMALAGIAVYLSTHFNLTFDVNINLFVSPIVFPLAFAINADFQRREKVLDDLANFKAAAMTLFFCMRDWREPAQLDKLWMQAFHQKLKVMLFYMREYLMTNKIVRRKVILRAIYEDLSDINQLIENVRVSKLPTNTSLIARALVLMNTMGLAFERLRVVREYRSPRSIRSFNKVLIFFLPTILSPNFVFIGHKSGNVWASYYISILVAFVFSALQGVQDKLDDPFDGMSEDDINLSTIDEWTFQSLGATVNRTFTVGRFKVETQTSVKDSLFPRSRTSFTSVVDTNDGLFLNRKKSLRRVSSSDESTLGKMSGPILNDHPSLKNWILKKKSLLQFEKDVVLESFDPQSHPYAGILDKIQGNTTILPGGIIKQPVEEPVEDSITNRDSYTNRVETSDTIAAMLAHKTNSAVSPSTHTLPSSSESQITLPQGSESLNMPHTFISSQKLFSNPNLWSLSGNNFKFKGKHKKIASEQVHLLDNDFISNNHCEKFVDVLDNDLKNQEPLDSGSDDGDDSVFAEM from the coding sequence ATGGGTCAATTGAAGAAAATTGGTCTACTGTCACAAACTTCCAAAGTTGTTGATGGTTCTCCTGTTTGGGATCTTCAAGATGAAGTTGGGAGAGAAGTGATTCATGAGTGGtcacaaaaaagaattttcaaactttctaccaaaggaaactttttttctcgctgttttcttttgtatacatttaaaatagtcACACTAAAAAGTTTCTTTCAAAACTTCAACTTTATGGTATTTGTCCAGATGGCATTAGCTGGAATCGCAGTATACTTATCAACACATTTTAATTTGACAtttgatgtaaatataaatttatttgtttctcCTATTGTATTTCCATTAGCTTTTGCAATTAATGCCGATTTCCAAAGAAGAGAAAAGGTTTTAGAtgatttagcaaattttaaagCTGCTGcaatgacattatttttttgtatgcgAGACTGGAGAGAACCTGCACAATTAGATAAGTTGTGGATGCAAGCGTTTCACCAAAAACTGAAagttatgcttttttatatGAGAGAGTATCTCATGACCAATAAAATAGTTCGTCGTAAAGTTATTCTTCGAGCTATTTATGAAGATTTAAGTGATATAAATCAGCTAATTGAAAATGTTCGTGTGAGTAAGTTACCCACTAATACATCTCTCATAGCTCGAGCCCTTGTGCTTATGAATACTATGGGTTTGGCTTTTGAACGTCTAAGAGTTGTTCGTGAGTATAGATCTCCAAGATCTATACGGTCTTTCAATAAAGTTCTTATATTTTTTCTGCCGACCATATTATcacctaattttgtttttattggtcACAAAAGTGGTAATGTTTGGGCATCATATTATATATCCATATTAgttgcttttgttttttctgcTCTCCAAGGAGTGCAAGATAAACTTGACGATCCGTTTGATGGAATGAGTGAAGATGACATAAACTTATCAACAATAGATGAATGGACTTTTCAGTCTCTCGGAGCAACAGTAAATCGAACATTTACTGTTGGTAGATTTAAAGTTGAAACACAAACAAGTGTAAAAGACAGTTTATTTCCTAGGTCTAGAACTTCATTTACTTCAGTAGTTGATACCAATGATGGATTATTTCTTAACAGGAAAAAATCACTTAGAAGAGTATCGTCCTCAGATGAAAGCACACTTGGCAAAATGAGTGGACCTATTTTGAATGATCAcccttctttaaaaaattggattttaaaaaaaaaaagcttgctCCAGTTCGAAAAAGATGTTGTTCTTGAATCTTTTGATCCTCAATCTCATCCTTATGCTGGTATACTTGACAAAATACAAGGAAATACAACTATCTTACCTGGAGGTATCATAAAACAACCAGTTGAAGAGCCTGTTGAAGATTCAATTACTAATAGGGACTCATATACTAACAGAGTTGAAACATCAGATACCATAGCTGCAATGCTTGCACATAAAACTAATTCAGCAGTATCCCCAAGTACTCATACCCTACCCTCAAGTAGTGAGTCTCAGATTACCTTACCCCAAGGTAGTGAATCTCTAAATATGCCGCACACATTTATTAGttctcaaaaattattttctaatccTAATTTGTGGTCGCTGTCagggaataattttaaattcaaaggCAAGCACAAAAAAATTGCTTCTGAGCAAGTTCATCTTTTAGACAATGACTTCATCAGTAACAATCACTGTGAAAAATTTGTAGATGTTTTGGATAATGACTTAAAGAATCAAGAGCCTCTTGATAGTGGATCTGATGATGGTGACGACAGTGTATTTGCTGAAATGTAA